The following are encoded together in the Arcobacter aquimarinus genome:
- a CDS encoding response regulator transcription factor encodes MKILLLEDNKKLNEAITKRLNLKGYNVLSFIDGKDAYEMVTEGFSCFILDINVPNIDGIKILKKIREYYNSLPVIIISASVELDVIKQAYDFGCNDFLKKPFFIDELEIKIEKLCNIQNDKIFFDENSYFDFKSSLVSINDEENRLTKKEKLLLNLFLTKKNQLISYESIENYVWEGNFASLESIRSLIRRVRKILNKDYIQTVVDTGYIFKTD; translated from the coding sequence ATGAAAATTTTACTTTTAGAAGATAACAAAAAATTAAATGAAGCAATTACAAAAAGATTAAATCTTAAAGGTTACAATGTTTTATCTTTTATAGATGGAAAAGATGCTTATGAGATGGTAACCGAAGGTTTTTCTTGTTTTATTTTGGATATAAATGTTCCAAATATTGATGGAATAAAAATATTAAAAAAAATTAGAGAATATTATAACTCTTTACCTGTAATTATAATCAGTGCTAGTGTTGAACTTGATGTTATAAAACAAGCTTATGATTTTGGCTGTAATGATTTTTTGAAAAAGCCTTTTTTTATAGATGAACTAGAAATAAAAATAGAAAAATTATGTAATATCCAAAATGATAAAATCTTTTTTGATGAAAACTCATATTTTGATTTTAAATCCTCTTTAGTAAGTATAAATGATGAAGAAAATAGGCTAACAAAAAAAGAGAAACTTTTATTAAATCTATTTTTAACAAAAAAAAATCAGCTCATTTCATACGAAAGTATAGAAAATTATGTTTGGGAAGGTAATTTTGCCTCTTTAGAATCTATAAGAAGTCTAATTAGAAGAGTTAGAAAAATTTTAAATAAAGATTATATTCAAACAGTTGTGGATACTGGATATATATTTAAAACAGATTAA
- a CDS encoding sensor histidine kinase — MKYFLLFSILFHNFLFANEPKEVLLIHSYHKGYSWSDDISKTIEKNFAKYKDIELTTVYMDTKRIDDNNYIKNLAKLYEQQFFDRKFDLIIVSDNNAFDFMFTYHKTLFKDIPVLFCGINNFDKALLEKNGMKDYMTGVAEEVDLEKNFELISKLHPNLKNLLIINDTSSTGYAIKRDLDPIIKRYEEKFNIEYTDNLEFSNLKTKVSNLDKQNSVILFVLLFKDTTGKYFTYKQSFKQVKEVSSVPIYGLWDFYLNDGIVGGLLTSAIAQGEAVSKMAIEVLNGKNIKDIPALEKSPNLYIFDYNELKRFNIDISDYVNNPIIINEPSSIYKEHTKFFIITLLIISILTIIVVILKANIQRREKLELALSNRIEFDKVLINTIPNPIYYKNIDGKFLGCNTSFENLVNCSKNEIIGKTAFDFFPLKVATTNTLIDKELLKTFSTSTSEFTFYTQSNEMKHIILNKAVYKNIDGTVGGIVCIMDDITERIQQKQFLIQQSKLAEMGDMIAAIAHQWNEPLVELSALVQDIQTSYLLNELKEVNVKDFVNDSMVQIKYMSKTLSDFRNFLKPSTKKKLFSISKALNEINEIIGKQIFYSNIIMNFNYENKNEELLIYGYENEFKQVLLNLINNAKNKIVENKNEDNKKYKIDINIKRCQNFNTIEIVDDGGKIDEKIINSIFEPYFTTKESGTGIGLYMAKVIIEDKMRGTISAKNDENRVIFTIKLPHKKV; from the coding sequence ATGAAATATTTTTTACTATTTAGCATACTTTTTCACAACTTCTTATTTGCAAATGAACCAAAAGAGGTATTGTTAATTCACTCTTATCATAAAGGTTATAGTTGGAGTGATGATATTTCAAAAACTATTGAAAAAAATTTTGCAAAATATAAAGACATAGAATTAACTACTGTTTATATGGATACAAAAAGAATAGATGATAATAACTATATAAAAAATTTAGCAAAACTATATGAACAACAATTTTTTGATAGAAAATTTGATTTAATAATTGTAAGTGATAATAATGCATTTGATTTTATGTTCACTTATCATAAAACTTTATTTAAAGATATACCTGTTTTATTTTGTGGAATAAATAATTTTGATAAAGCCTTATTAGAAAAAAATGGAATGAAAGATTATATGACAGGAGTTGCTGAAGAAGTAGATTTAGAGAAAAACTTTGAACTTATTTCTAAACTACATCCTAATTTAAAAAATCTTTTAATAATAAATGACACCTCTTCAACTGGTTATGCAATAAAAAGAGATTTAGACCCAATAATAAAAAGATATGAAGAAAAATTCAATATAGAATATACAGATAATTTAGAATTTTCAAACTTAAAAACTAAAGTTTCAAACTTAGATAAACAAAATAGTGTAATACTTTTTGTTTTATTATTTAAAGATACAACAGGAAAATATTTTACATACAAACAAAGTTTTAAACAAGTAAAAGAAGTAAGTAGTGTACCTATTTATGGACTTTGGGATTTTTATTTAAATGATGGAATTGTGGGAGGACTTTTAACTTCAGCTATTGCTCAAGGCGAAGCTGTATCAAAAATGGCAATAGAAGTTCTAAATGGTAAAAATATAAAAGATATTCCTGCACTTGAAAAATCACCAAATTTATATATATTTGATTACAATGAATTAAAAAGATTTAATATAGATATTTCAGATTATGTGAATAATCCAATAATCATAAATGAACCAAGTTCAATCTATAAAGAACATACAAAATTTTTTATAATTACTCTTCTAATCATTTCAATTTTAACAATTATTGTTGTAATTTTAAAAGCAAATATTCAAAGAAGAGAAAAATTAGAACTTGCCCTTTCAAATAGAATAGAATTTGATAAGGTTCTAATAAATACTATTCCAAATCCAATATATTATAAGAATATAGATGGAAAGTTTTTAGGCTGTAATACAAGTTTTGAGAACTTAGTTAATTGCTCTAAAAATGAGATTATTGGAAAAACTGCATTTGATTTTTTTCCATTAAAAGTGGCAACTACCAATACATTAATAGATAAAGAATTATTAAAAACCTTTTCTACAAGCACTTCAGAATTTACATTTTATACCCAATCAAATGAGATGAAACATATTATTTTAAACAAAGCTGTTTATAAAAATATTGATGGAACAGTTGGTGGAATTGTTTGTATTATGGATGATATAACAGAAAGAATTCAACAAAAACAATTTTTAATCCAACAAAGCAAACTAGCTGAAATGGGAGATATGATTGCAGCTATTGCTCATCAATGGAATGAACCTTTAGTTGAATTATCAGCACTTGTTCAAGATATACAAACTTCTTATTTATTAAATGAACTAAAAGAGGTAAATGTAAAAGATTTTGTAAATGATTCTATGGTTCAAATAAAATATATGTCAAAAACTCTAAGTGATTTTAGAAACTTTTTAAAACCATCAACTAAGAAAAAACTTTTTTCTATCTCAAAAGCCTTAAATGAAATAAATGAAATTATTGGAAAACAGATTTTTTATTCAAATATTATCATGAATTTTAATTACGAAAATAAAAATGAAGAACTACTAATTTATGGTTATGAAAATGAATTTAAACAAGTTTTATTAAATCTTATAAATAATGCAAAAAATAAAATCGTTGAAAATAAAAATGAAGATAATAAAAAATATAAAATTGATATAAATATAAAAAGATGTCAAAATTTTAATACAATAGAAATTGTTGATGATGGTGGGAAAATTGATGAAAAAATTATAAATTCGATTTTTGAACCATATTTCACTACAAAAGAGAGTGGAACGGGAATTGGTCTTTATATGGCAAAAGTTATAATTGAAGATAAAATGAGAGGAACAATAAGCGCTAAAAATGATGAAAATCGCGTAATATTTACTATAAAACTTCCTCATAAAAAGGTTTAA
- a CDS encoding LutC/YkgG family protein yields MTSKEKILDSIRKNNIVKDVKLPSYENFGIKFEDKFQTFSTMIESVGGKALVINKEDLDKTIKELYPDEKQIVCNVEACSLGNFDSNSIDDAHDLKDIDLAIVKGNFAVAENGAIWMKNESNRHRALYFIAQNIVIVIDEKEILDNMHEAYKRISFEDSGYGVFISGPSKTADIEQSLVIGAHGPKSGYVIFLKS; encoded by the coding sequence ATGACTAGTAAAGAAAAAATTTTAGACTCTATAAGAAAAAACAATATTGTAAAAGATGTAAAACTTCCAAGTTATGAAAATTTTGGAATTAAATTTGAAGATAAATTTCAAACTTTTTCAACTATGATTGAGAGTGTTGGTGGGAAAGCTTTAGTTATTAACAAAGAAGATTTAGACAAAACTATAAAAGAGTTATATCCTGATGAAAAGCAAATTGTCTGTAATGTCGAAGCTTGTAGTTTAGGAAACTTTGATTCAAATAGTATTGATGATGCCCATGATTTAAAAGATATTGATTTAGCAATAGTAAAAGGTAATTTTGCAGTTGCTGAAAATGGTGCTATCTGGATGAAAAATGAAAGTAACAGACATAGAGCTTTATATTTTATTGCTCAAAATATTGTGATTGTAATTGATGAAAAAGAGATTTTAGATAATATGCATGAAGCTTATAAAAGAATCTCTTTTGAAGATAGTGGATATGGAGTTTTTATTTCAGGTCCTTCAAAAACAGCAGATATTGAACAATCACTTGTAATTGGAGCTCATGGTCCAAAATCAGGATATGTGATTTTTCTAAAATCTTGA
- a CDS encoding lactate utilization protein B produces the protein MSTNHNHSDNATKFVANDERMHWHDQALWFVREKRDRASKSIPEWENLREFANQIKTHTMANLDKYLLEFEENATKKGIKVHFAMDAKEHNEIVYNILNSHNVKKLVKSKSMLTEECHLNPYLESKGIEVIDTDLGERIVQLRNEPPSHIVLPAIHLKKSDVSDTFHEHLGTELGNYDPTYLTRAARSALREDFLTAQAGLTGVNFAIANTGGVVVCTNEGNADMGASVPKLHIASMGMEKIIPRLEDLSVFTRLLARSATGQPITSYTSHFHGSVEGGEMHIIIVDNKRSQFLSSHKNKKALNCIRCGACMNTCPVYRRSGGHSYEYVIPGPIGSILGSARHPDTHNSLPFACTLCGSCTNVCPVKIDLDSQLYSLRQDLGNANLIDSKKKMAMKVTTWLMNKPTIFEMAGKMARFIVPKLPNSILYNKSNVWGKQRELPKMPKKSFKEMFRNGELDD, from the coding sequence ATGAGTACAAATCACAATCACTCAGATAATGCAACAAAATTTGTAGCAAATGATGAAAGAATGCATTGGCATGACCAAGCTTTATGGTTTGTAAGAGAAAAAAGAGACAGAGCTAGTAAATCTATCCCTGAATGGGAAAATTTAAGGGAATTTGCTAATCAAATAAAAACTCATACAATGGCAAATTTAGATAAATATCTATTAGAATTTGAAGAAAATGCTACAAAAAAAGGTATAAAAGTTCATTTTGCAATGGATGCAAAAGAGCATAATGAAATAGTTTACAACATACTAAATTCACACAATGTAAAAAAACTTGTAAAATCTAAATCTATGTTAACAGAAGAGTGTCATTTAAATCCATATTTAGAATCAAAAGGCATTGAAGTAATTGATACAGATTTAGGTGAAAGAATAGTTCAATTAAGAAATGAACCACCTTCACATATAGTTCTTCCAGCAATTCACTTAAAAAAATCTGATGTTTCTGATACTTTTCATGAACATTTAGGTACAGAACTTGGAAATTATGACCCAACTTATCTAACACGAGCTGCAAGAAGTGCTTTAAGAGAAGATTTTTTAACAGCCCAAGCAGGACTTACAGGGGTAAATTTTGCAATAGCAAATACAGGTGGTGTTGTAGTTTGTACAAATGAAGGAAATGCAGATATGGGAGCTAGTGTTCCTAAACTTCATATAGCTTCAATGGGAATGGAAAAAATTATTCCAAGACTTGAAGATTTGTCTGTATTTACAAGACTTCTTGCAAGAAGTGCAACGGGTCAGCCAATAACTTCTTATACTTCACATTTCCATGGAAGTGTTGAAGGTGGAGAGATGCATATAATTATTGTAGATAATAAAAGAAGTCAATTTTTATCATCACATAAAAATAAAAAAGCTCTAAATTGTATTAGATGTGGAGCTTGCATGAATACATGTCCTGTATATAGAAGAAGTGGTGGTCATTCTTATGAGTATGTAATTCCAGGACCAATTGGTTCTATTTTAGGAAGTGCTAGACATCCTGATACGCATAACTCATTACCATTTGCTTGTACTCTATGTGGTTCATGTACAAATGTTTGTCCAGTTAAAATTGATTTAGATTCACAACTTTATAGTCTAAGACAAGATTTAGGAAATGCAAATTTAATAGATAGCAAAAAGAAAATGGCGATGAAGGTAACCACATGGTTAATGAATAAACCAACCATATTTGAAATGGCTGGAAAAATGGCAAGATTTATAGTTCCAAAACTTCCAAATTCGATTTTATATAACAAATCTAATGTTTGGGGAAAACAAAGAGAATTACCAAAAATGCCTAAAAAAAGCTTCAAAGAGATGTTTAGAAATGGAGAATTAGATGACTAG
- a CDS encoding (Fe-S)-binding protein, producing the protein MKIGLFIPCFMNELYPLVCKATYKILKNQGLDVDYPLSQTCCGQPMANSGCSKDVKDLAISFVKTFKNYDYIVAPSGSCVTMVKEHYGEFFDDNEDYNKVKASIYEICEFLHDIIKIENIKFEHSFPYKVGIHNSCHGHRVLKLATASELNIPYNSKLKNLLEKVPNIELITLKREDECCGFGGTFSVAEEAVSVAMGKDRIKDHLNSNAQIITGADMSCLMHMDGIINRDKNPVKVMHIVEILAGVRP; encoded by the coding sequence ATGAAAATTGGTCTATTTATTCCATGTTTTATGAATGAACTCTATCCTCTAGTTTGTAAAGCAACTTATAAAATATTAAAAAATCAAGGATTAGATGTTGATTATCCATTAAGTCAAACTTGCTGTGGACAACCTATGGCAAATTCTGGTTGCTCAAAAGATGTAAAAGATTTAGCTATTTCTTTTGTAAAAACTTTTAAAAATTATGATTATATAGTTGCACCTAGTGGTTCATGTGTTACTATGGTAAAAGAACATTACGGTGAATTTTTTGATGATAATGAAGATTATAATAAGGTAAAAGCTTCTATTTATGAAATTTGCGAATTTTTGCATGATATAATTAAAATTGAAAATATAAAATTTGAACACTCTTTCCCTTATAAAGTAGGAATTCATAACTCTTGTCATGGTCATAGAGTTCTAAAACTAGCAACTGCAAGTGAATTAAATATCCCATATAACTCAAAATTAAAAAATCTTTTAGAAAAAGTACCTAATATAGAACTTATAACTTTAAAAAGAGAAGATGAATGCTGTGGTTTTGGTGGAACATTTAGTGTTGCAGAAGAAGCTGTTTCAGTTGCGATGGGAAAAGATAGAATCAAAGACCATCTAAATTCTAATGCACAAATTATAACAGGTGCAGATATGTCATGTCTTATGCATATGGATGGAATCATAAATAGAGATAAAAATCCAGTTAAAGTTATGCATATAGTTGAAATTTTAGCTGGAGTTAGACCATGA
- a CDS encoding class I SAM-dependent methyltransferase, whose product MYKLNKSNHKKDNTEFYKKSLTKYGISAKGVHWNSQYTQYKRFEILTSFIKDVESSYIIDAGCGLGEYYNYLFDSHKKPFNYLGIDCEEMMIELAKKRFINVDFKIIDILKDELIEADYYVCSGAMNLLQKEKIFIFIEKCFIFSKKGFAFNFLKNDPLTNINIKDIIEHSKKLTKNVTIKEDYLQNDISIYLEK is encoded by the coding sequence ATGTACAAATTGAACAAATCAAATCATAAAAAAGACAATACAGAGTTCTACAAAAAATCTTTAACTAAATATGGAATTAGCGCAAAAGGAGTTCATTGGAACTCTCAATATACTCAATATAAAAGATTTGAAATTTTAACAAGTTTTATAAAAGACGTAGAATCCTCTTATATAATAGATGCAGGATGTGGACTTGGAGAATATTATAATTATCTATTTGATTCACATAAAAAACCTTTTAATTATTTAGGAATAGATTGTGAAGAGATGATGATTGAGCTTGCAAAAAAGAGATTTATTAATGTGGATTTTAAAATAATTGATATTTTAAAAGATGAATTAATAGAAGCTGATTATTATGTTTGTAGTGGAGCAATGAATTTATTGCAAAAAGAAAAAATATTTATTTTTATAGAAAAATGTTTTATCTTTTCAAAAAAAGGTTTTGCTTTTAATTTCTTAAAAAACGACCCCTTAACAAATATAAATATTAAAGATATTATAGAACATTCAAAGAAATTGACAAAAAATGTTACTATAAAAGAAGATTATTTACAAAACGATATCTCAATTTATTTAGAAAAATAA
- a CDS encoding deoxycytidylate deaminase gives MLNDRSFINIAKEIALASKCVSKQVGAVIVKDGRILSTGYNGTPAGYKNCSDHWNGEYTKDHHEWSKTYEIHAEMNAIIWAARKGISIEGATIYVTLEPCSECSKNLIASGIKRIVYEKAYEHTNSEIISKFIKDNNVQIEQIKS, from the coding sequence ATGTTAAACGATAGAAGTTTTATAAATATCGCAAAAGAAATAGCACTTGCTTCAAAATGTGTATCAAAACAAGTTGGAGCAGTAATTGTAAAAGATGGAAGAATTTTATCAACAGGATATAATGGAACACCAGCTGGTTACAAAAACTGTAGTGACCATTGGAATGGAGAATATACAAAAGATCATCACGAATGGTCAAAAACTTATGAAATTCACGCTGAAATGAATGCAATAATTTGGGCAGCTAGAAAAGGTATTTCAATAGAAGGTGCAACTATTTATGTAACTCTTGAGCCTTGTAGTGAATGTTCTAAAAATCTAATTGCAAGTGGGATAAAAAGAATAGTTTATGAAAAAGCTTACGAACATACAAATTCTGAAATTATTTCAAAATTTATTAAAGACAATAATGTACAAATTGAACAAATCAAATCATAA
- the accB gene encoding acetyl-CoA carboxylase biotin carboxyl carrier protein, whose translation MDFKDIKELIRVFDKSELNKLKVKEGEFEISMQRGFESGVTTVTTSTVAQAPAAVAAPVTISAPVVTETSIAPKSGDFITSPMVGTFYSSPSPESPAFVEVGSTVKKGQTLCILEAMKIMNEVEAEFDCKILEILVKDGSPVEYDMPIFCVEKL comes from the coding sequence ATGGATTTTAAAGACATCAAAGAATTAATAAGAGTTTTCGACAAGAGTGAACTTAACAAGTTAAAAGTTAAAGAAGGTGAATTCGAAATCTCTATGCAAAGAGGTTTTGAAAGTGGTGTAACAACAGTTACAACTTCAACTGTTGCACAAGCTCCAGCGGCTGTTGCAGCTCCTGTAACTATATCAGCTCCTGTTGTTACTGAAACTTCAATAGCACCAAAAAGTGGAGATTTTATAACTTCTCCAATGGTTGGAACTTTCTATTCTTCTCCTTCTCCTGAGTCTCCTGCATTTGTTGAAGTAGGAAGCACTGTTAAAAAAGGACAAACTCTTTGTATATTAGAAGCAATGAAAATCATGAACGAAGTTGAAGCTGAATTTGATTGTAAAATTTTAGAAATTTTAGTTAAAGATGGTTCTCCTGTAGAATATGATATGCCTATATTCTGCGTTGAAAAGCTATAA
- a CDS encoding acetyl-CoA carboxylase biotin carboxylase subunit, whose product MAEIKKILIANRGEIVQRAVRTIREMGKKSVAIYSAGDKNASYLKHADEAVCIGGAKSSESYLNIPAIITAAEMTGCDAIFPGYGFLSENQDFVEICRLHNIKFIGPSVEVMEKMADKSKAKEEMIKAGVPVVPGSKGAVHSVAEGKKVALEIGYPIMAKAAAGGGGRGMRLIKDESEFDQLFMAASSEALAAFGDGTMYLERFISNPRHIEVQVVGDSHGNAIHIGERDCSLQRRHQKVIEESPAILLNEETRQKLLDVAVKATKYLKYEGAGTFEFLADDKQNIYFMEMNTRLQVEHPVSEMVSGIDIVELMIKVAEGEKVPAQESIKFRGHAIECRITAEDPNTFLPCPGKVTQWMVPGGRNVRVDSHVYTNYVVPPYYDSMIGKLIVWGRDRNKAINIMKRALKEFEVDGIKTTIPFHQKMMENEDFISNNYDTKYLENYKGLEDL is encoded by the coding sequence ATGGCAGAAATTAAAAAAATTTTAATAGCTAACAGAGGAGAAATCGTTCAAAGAGCTGTTAGAACAATAAGAGAAATGGGAAAAAAATCAGTTGCTATTTATAGTGCTGGTGATAAAAATGCATCATATTTAAAACATGCAGATGAAGCTGTTTGTATTGGTGGTGCAAAATCAAGTGAGTCTTACTTAAATATTCCAGCAATTATAACAGCTGCTGAAATGACAGGTTGTGATGCAATTTTCCCAGGATATGGTTTTTTATCTGAAAATCAAGATTTTGTAGAAATTTGTAGATTACACAATATCAAATTTATTGGTCCATCTGTTGAAGTAATGGAAAAAATGGCTGATAAATCTAAAGCAAAAGAAGAGATGATTAAAGCTGGTGTACCTGTTGTTCCAGGTTCAAAAGGTGCTGTACATTCTGTTGCTGAAGGTAAAAAAGTTGCTCTTGAAATAGGTTATCCAATAATGGCAAAAGCTGCTGCTGGTGGTGGTGGAAGAGGAATGAGACTTATCAAAGATGAGTCTGAATTCGATCAACTATTTATGGCTGCTTCAAGTGAAGCTCTTGCTGCATTTGGTGATGGGACAATGTATCTTGAAAGATTTATTAGTAATCCAAGACATATTGAAGTTCAAGTTGTTGGAGATTCTCATGGTAATGCAATTCACATTGGTGAAAGAGATTGTTCTTTACAAAGAAGACATCAAAAAGTTATCGAAGAATCACCTGCTATTTTATTAAATGAAGAAACAAGACAAAAACTTTTAGATGTTGCAGTTAAGGCTACAAAATATTTAAAATATGAAGGTGCAGGAACTTTTGAATTTTTAGCTGATGATAAACAAAATATCTATTTTATGGAAATGAATACAAGACTTCAAGTTGAGCATCCTGTTTCTGAAATGGTTTCAGGAATTGATATTGTTGAACTTATGATTAAAGTAGCTGAAGGTGAAAAAGTTCCAGCTCAAGAATCTATTAAATTTAGAGGTCATGCTATTGAGTGTAGAATCACAGCAGAAGATCCAAATACATTTTTACCATGTCCAGGAAAAGTTACTCAATGGATGGTTCCAGGAGGAAGAAATGTAAGAGTTGATTCACATGTTTATACAAACTATGTTGTTCCACCTTATTATGATTCAATGATTGGTAAACTAATTGTTTGGGGAAGAGATAGAAATAAAGCTATAAATATTATGAAAAGAGCTTTAAAAGAGTTTGAAGTAGATGGAATTAAAACAACTATTCCATTCCATCAAAAAATGATGGAAAACGAAGATTTTATTTCAAATAATTATGATACTAAATACTTAGAGAACTATAAAGGTTTAGAGGATTTATAA
- a CDS encoding DEAD/DEAH box helicase, translating into MTFNEFNFKEQLQKAIDDAGFKEPSPIQEQAIPFILAGKDIVGQAHTGTGKTAAFGLPILNKLKGKSGVEAVVIVPTRELAMQVSDEIYRFGKLLGINTATVYGGQAYARQIKLIENASVIIATPGRFLDLLRGDKIDIKPDFVILDEADEMLDMGFLDDIKEIFTFLPKERQTLLFSATMPTAIKNLAKTILNEPEFVTLTKSDVTNSKITQTFYVVDERERDDALIRLYDYKNPSKSIIFCRTKKEVDRLSTFMVSQGFMAKGLHGDMEQRQREEAIRAFKTSKLEILIATDVAARGLDVNDVSHVFNYHLPFDSESYVHRIGRTGRAGKEGVAVSIVTPHEFRMLQKIEKNIGTKLEPKIVPNIDSVKVKKIAELKQQISEQEIKDYALALVEELKEEFDISTIAFKLASMISASTYVQGNNNIGKSESDIKRLIENSSRYEGEGSSGRNSRGGRFGSRGGSRSGDSRGGRSDRNSRGGDRNRAPRGDRPASDRSNKPRTDRPRSDRPSGDRSRKRD; encoded by the coding sequence ATGACATTTAATGAATTCAATTTCAAAGAACAATTACAAAAAGCAATCGATGATGCAGGTTTTAAAGAGCCAAGTCCTATTCAAGAACAAGCTATTCCGTTCATATTAGCAGGTAAAGATATTGTTGGTCAAGCACATACAGGTACAGGTAAAACAGCAGCATTTGGACTTCCTATTTTAAATAAATTAAAAGGAAAATCAGGAGTTGAGGCTGTTGTTATTGTTCCAACAAGAGAACTTGCAATGCAAGTTTCAGATGAAATATATAGATTTGGAAAACTTTTGGGAATTAATACAGCAACAGTTTATGGTGGGCAAGCGTATGCTAGACAAATTAAATTAATTGAAAATGCAAGTGTTATTATTGCAACTCCTGGTAGATTTTTAGATTTATTAAGAGGTGATAAAATTGATATAAAACCTGATTTTGTTATTCTTGATGAAGCTGATGAGATGCTTGATATGGGATTTTTAGATGATATTAAAGAAATTTTTACTTTCTTACCAAAAGAGAGACAAACTCTATTATTCTCTGCAACTATGCCAACAGCTATTAAAAATCTTGCAAAAACTATCTTAAATGAGCCAGAATTTGTAACTTTAACAAAAAGTGATGTGACAAATTCAAAAATTACTCAAACTTTCTATGTTGTTGATGAAAGAGAAAGAGATGATGCTCTTATTAGACTATACGACTATAAAAATCCAAGTAAATCAATTATTTTCTGTAGAACTAAAAAAGAAGTGGATAGATTATCAACATTTATGGTTTCTCAAGGATTTATGGCAAAAGGTCTTCATGGTGATATGGAACAAAGACAAAGAGAAGAGGCTATTAGAGCATTTAAAACTTCAAAATTAGAAATTTTAATTGCAACGGATGTTGCAGCACGTGGACTTGATGTAAATGATGTATCACACGTATTTAATTATCATTTACCGTTTGATTCAGAGTCTTATGTTCATAGAATTGGAAGAACTGGTCGTGCTGGTAAAGAAGGAGTAGCTGTATCTATTGTAACTCCTCATGAATTTAGAATGTTACAAAAAATCGAAAAAAATATAGGAACTAAATTAGAACCTAAAATTGTTCCAAATATTGATTCTGTAAAAGTTAAAAAAATAGCAGAACTAAAACAACAAATTAGTGAGCAAGAGATAAAAGATTATGCTTTAGCATTAGTTGAAGAATTAAAAGAAGAGTTTGATATTTCAACAATTGCATTTAAATTAGCTTCAATGATTTCAGCATCTACTTATGTTCAAGGAAACAATAATATTGGTAAGTCAGAGTCTGATATAAAAAGATTAATAGAAAATTCATCAAGATATGAAGGTGAAGGTTCATCTGGAAGAAATTCAAGAGGTGGAAGATTTGGCTCAAGAGGCGGTTCAAGAAGTGGTGATTCAAGAGGTGGAAGATCAGATAGAAACTCAAGAGGTGGTGATAGAAATAGAGCACCAAGAGGTGATAGACCAGCTTCTGATAGATCTAATAAACCAAGAACAGACAGACCAAGAAGTGATAGACCATCAGGTGACAGAAGTAGAAAGAGAGATTAA